NNNNNNNTCTCTTCAAGAAGCAAGGACTTGCTGGCGGCCTTGGACTCTCCTCTCATCATTTTGAGATGCATCTGATCCTGGTGTACCTCCTGGGGGGTCATTGGCGCCAGGGTAACTTTTTTCTCCTTATGGATAAAAGTGTATCTGTTGGTGAAGCCATCATGTACTGATCTCTTATCATACTGCCATGGACGACCAAGAAGGATGTGGCTAGCTTCAAGGGGTGCTACATCACAAGTGATCTCATCCTGGTACTTTCCCACTGATAGCAAGACCTTCACTTATTTTGTGATCTTTAATCCACCCTCATCATTGATCCATTGCAAGAGATATGGTTTAGGATGTTTAAACACTTGAAGACCCAACTTCTCCACCAACTCAGCACTTGCTACATTAGTACAGCTNNNNNNNNNNNNNNNNNNNNNNNNNNNNNNNNNNNNNNNNNNNNNNNNNNNNNNNNNNNNNNNNNNNNNNNNNNNNNNNNNNNNNNNNNNNNNNNNNNNNNNNNNNNNNNNNNNNNNNNNNNNNNNGCTCTCCACGGACAGGGTACTCCACGCCTTCCTCATCTGACTCTTGGTCGGCATCCTCCTCTTCAGATATCACCTCCCCGTTGGCTAAGATAGTCATCACCTTCTTGTTGGTGCACTCATTAGCATAGTGACCAAAGCCATGACACTTGAAACACTTAATGTTCCTGGTCTTAGTAGATGTGGCTACTCCTTTACCCTTGTCATCTCTCTTGGTCTCTACTGAAGAAGAACCGTCTTTGGACTTATCCCCTGGCTTATCTTCCTTGGAGTAGGCCGGTTTTGAAGCAGGAGTGTATGAAGACCGGGTAGAGCTCTTCCTCTTGTTCTGCTGCTCAATCAAAATAGCCTTATGTAGCAGTTCATCCATGTCCTCATACTCTTGTAGCTCCAACCTATCTTGTATATCTCTGTTAAGACCTCCTTGGAATCTAGCCATAGTAGCTTCTACACCTTCTTCTAAATCAGCTTTTAACATGAGTGTTTCCATCTCCTGGTGATAGTCCTCTACACTCTTAGACCCTTGAGAAAGCCTTCTCAACTTCTGGTGTAGATCTCTTCCATAGTGATTAGGAACAAATCTCTTCTTCATCACAGTTTTCATCTCAAACCAGGAAGCTACTTGAGGCTCTCCATTGCGTCTCCTGGTAGTAGCAATCTGATCCCACCAGCTAATAGCATATCCACAGAATTCAGTAGCTGCTAGTCTCACTTTTCTCTCCTCAGTGAGCTGCTGGCAATTGAAAACCAGTTCAATCTTCTTCTCCCACTCTAAGTAAGCATCAGGATCATTCTTCCCATGGAATGGAGGGATTCTAAGCTTGAGATTGCCTAGGTTATCAGTAGCTGGTCGCCTGCGGTTGTAGTGTCTACCATGCTGACTAGCCTGAGATCCATCATCACTTTCATCAGTTGAATCTTCTTGATAATGTTCTCCATAAACCCCACCCCCCCATGTTCTTAAAGAAATCGACAAACAGAAACCCTAGAAGTAAACCAGGATGGTTTAATTCTAATTCTAATCCTAATCCAATTGAAATTGGTTTATTTTAAAATCCTAATTGTCTTTGGTTTAAATTAAATGAAAGCCCAATAACCAAAGCCCTTACAAAGTAATTAAATTAAACCAACAGGCTGGTTTATCTTGATCTCCTTGTCTTGATCCAAGACCCACGATTTTGGCTATCTCCTGGAGCCTCTCCTCTTGTGCTCTCAGCCTTGATCTGGTTACTGGTCCACTCCACAAGCTGGCTAGCTCATTTAGTTCTTCTCTGCTCAAGTCTGGTTCTTCTCTGCTCAAGTCTGGTTCTTCTCTGCTCAAGTCTGGTTCTTCTTTTCTCAAGTCTGGCTCTTCCTCGTCAGACTCACTCAGATCCCCAATGTCTCTACTCATGGCTACACCAAGAACTAAGAAGATAAATTACCCAATAGATTTAACTCGGCTCGCCATGAACGACGACAATTGGAGGTTTTTCCGGTGGAAGCCATGAAGAGACTGACCGGTAAACACGACGGAGGAGAAATGGAGACGAAGAGACAATGAGTTCGCGCGAGAGATGTGGGGAAAGAGACTAGGGTTTCTTTTTTTGTTTAGGTGTAAAAAATGCATAAGTGTTAAAGAGATAAAACACTTCAGTAATATTTGGGTCAGATCGAATGGAGGCAAAACCCAAATAACGGTGGCAAAAATGGAGCCAAAAACTACTAATGTAGCCAAACTAAAAAAAAATGGAGCCAAAATGTTTTACGCTATTTTTTTTTATCAAAAATTGTTTTACACTACTTTGAAAGAATTTAACATTTAATTTAACTCGATGTAAATTCACATTAGTAACCATGAACTATAAATCATATATAATAACTTATAACCCCTAAAACTATAACGCTTAAACCTACAACGTTAACAAAGCTAGTGACCAACTAAAAAGTAAAAACCAACTCTAAACCCCAAAAACTATAACATTATTTTTTATGCTTTAATCAACTCCAACCCCTATACTATAATCTCTAAGAAAACTAAAAATTTTGAAACTATTTGATGAATTGCAATGAAATCTATCACATTTTTTACTAGTGTTATGAGATATATATAAACAATGCATAAATTGAGTTTTCGACTATGTGCACCTCATCCAATAGTTTGATATACACATAAAAGATTTGTTTAAAATTTTCAACACCGTGATATTTGATGATGTAAAGTCAAATTAATCTAGATCTACTAAATCCCAAACATAAATTTTCATTATATACTGTATTTTCAAAAAATTACAGTATTCATAACTAATAAGCAAAAAAAGTAAGACATTTGTAACCATTCATGTCTAAAAACTTTTTGCCTACAACCAATCTATAGCTAATGTGTAGCTATATAGTTACAAATTACCTACGGACATCATCCCTAGCTAAACCGCTACAGATAGCTACAGAATAGCCACAAATTTGGTCAATTTGTGTTTTGTCGCCATCCGTCGCCATTTACGTTGCTAATAACTGAGGCTACAGAATTTCTGTCGCCGGTCCTTAGCTATCAAGATGAATTCTTGTAGTGCGTGTTCAAGCTTCAAAATGATTGTTTTGCTTCATTTTTTCCATTTTTGTCTTTAATGAGTAGGTAATTACAAAAAATACTCTCCTCTTCATTTTTCCCAATTTCGACCTTCAAACCCTAAATTTTGAATCTCATCATTTTTTCACTATTCACCACGATTTCAACCTCTTTTCTTATGATTTTGTTCAATTGTAATGGGATTTCAACCATAACTATGATTATAATCTGAAAATATTCTTAAATATTATTATTTTTTTTTTTGAAAAATCAGAGTTTTAGAGAGAATTGGTCCAATCCGCCACGGTGCACAGCCGAGTGACGTTTAAGCGCAGATTAAACGTCTGATTTGCCCGCGTTTTAGAACAGGGACATTTTCTAAGGAACCGCGACACTGCCACCAGACTAAAAACAACGAATTGCTGTATATTTATCTACTTGACCATTGTCTGTTAGAACTTGAGACAGGTCACAGATTTGTACCGTCAGCCGATGAGTAAAAAAGTACAACTGTTAACATTCTTATTTTAGTTGTTTTTTAAAAAAAAAAAAAGCATTCTTATTTTAGGTTTTAAAGCATATATAGATGTTTGCTAGAGGAAGATTAAACCCTCCAATAAAGCCTCTCACCCATTTTTGGCATTTTACCTGATTCCTAACTAGAGATAAATTCTTTTGTTGCTGCCATCTCTAATCGTGTCCTCTTCCTTCCATTTCTTTTCTTTAATCTTTTTTTCTTTACAGCCTAAACATTTCTCTATTTTTCGATGATAATGTTTTGAAGAAAAAAGAGCGTAAAGAATAAGAAGATTCATGCAGGAAATGTATTTGTATAATCAATAAGAAAAAGTGTGTTTGTGTTTAAAAATAATAAAAAGATGACGACGGGTGGTGGAAAGGGAGAGAAGATATTGGTTTCGGTAAGAGTAAGGCCGCGGAACGACAAGGAAAAGACGAGGAACGATATCTGCGATTGGGAATGTGTAAACAACACAACCATAATCTGCAACAATAATTTGCCTGAGAGATCTCTCTTCCCATCTACCTATACATTTGGTAACATGTTAAAAGCTAAACTTAACCATTTTAGAGTTAAGGATGCTAAGAAAACAAGTTTTGAATTTTTTGTTACAGACAAAGTGTTTGGATTTGATAGCCCCACAAAACAAGTCTATGAAGATGGAGCCAAGGAGGTTGCTCTTTGTGTCCTCGAGGGAATCAATTGTAACAACGATTTGATTTGTTCTTGTCTCAATGATTTGATTTGTTCTTGTCTCAATGAGTTGATTTGTTCTTGTCTCAATGAGTTAGGTTTGACACATTTTTTTGCAGCAAGCATTTTTGCGTATGGACAGACAAGCAGTGGGAAGACGTACACGATGAGTGGCATCACTGAATTCGCAATGAATGATATTTTTTGTTACATTCAAAAGGTTTGACATGCTCTCCCTACTTAGAACATCTTTATCTAAGGATACTAGAGGGGTTCTTAGCGTGTGAGTCCTAGAAACCGGTTACCAAAACTACCAAATAGTAGTCGGTCTTTAATGGTTTTTTTACACTGTTCGCGGGCTCCACTGACACGTGGCGGCCCGCGATTGGTTCGTTTTTAATTTTTTTTTTTTCTAAATTCGAAAAAGTGAAAAAAAAAAAAATTAAGAAACTGGGATAATGATGGTCTTTTATATGAATATGATACAATAGTCATGGACTAAGGTTGTAAATATTCATTAATATTTTTAAGTTTTGTATACGTAGTCATGGCTTTGTAACGAGTAACAAGAAATAATATAAAAATTTCAAGACCTTTTACTGCTTTCTTCCTTGATGAGCACAAAACCAACCCTCTTCTTATTATTTGTTTTCCTTCAGCATAAAGAAAGGGAATTCACTCTCAAGTTCTCAGCAATCGAGATCTACAATGAAGCTGTGAGGGATCTCCTTAGTGGAGATAATAACCAGTTGAGGCTTCTAGATGATCCAGAGGTTAGTTATATCACTTTCTTTCAGATATTATGCCATACATTCTCTCATATTGTGTTAGCTTCACCAGAGAGGAACCGTCGTTGAGAAACTTATTGAGGAGACCCTCCGAGACAGAACCCATCTAGAGGAGCTTCTTTCAATTTGTGAGAGTAAGTAACACTCCCTAACTTGTATTATTATTTTTTTAATGATGAATGTTGTTAACTTATGAACCTATGTTGTCATTGCAGCTCAGAGGAAGATTGGAGAAACCTCATTGAATGAAACTAGCTCCAGATCACATCAGATTCTCCGGCTGGTAATCTCAACTTAACTATATTGTTTCTTCGATTCTCTTGAAAGCCGGTGCTATGCTAATTTTTTTCATTTCGTGCAGACTATTGAAAGCACTGGTCGACAATTCTCTCTAGAGAGCTCCAGAACTCTTGATGCATCTGTGGTATGATGATGAGCAATGTTTAATGAGTTTTTTTTTTGTCATCTTTCTTTTCTCTGATGTCAAAATGTCTTTGGATTATCAAGTGCTTCGTTGATCTGGCGGGAAGTGAACGTGCTTCTCAGACTTTATCTGCTGGTGCAAGATTGAAAGAAGGTTGTCATATAAACCGGAGTCTACTTACTCTTGGAACCGTCATCCGCAAACTAAGGTTCGGTTTTCGTTACTTATTAAGATCCTCTTCTACCAAAGACATGTGTGTATTTTAAACAGGCAGTCTCATTCATTTTGAAACACAGTAAAGGTAGAAACGGCGGGCATATACCATATCGAGACTCGAAGCTAACTCGAATCCTTCAGAACTCTTTGGGAGGAAATGCGAGAACAGCTATCATATGTACAATGAGCCCTGCACGTAGTCATGTTGAACAGTCAAGAAACACACTTCTCTTTGCAACATGTGCTAAAGAGGTGACGACAAACGCTCAGGTCAATCTAGTTGTGTCAGAGAAGGCTTTGGTGAAGCAACTGCAACAGGAACTTGCTCGAATGGAGAATGAGTTGAAGAACATAGGATCTTCTTCTTCTTCTTCTGCAGGCTCTGAGTTCTATTCATTGCTGAAACAGAAAGAGGAAGTCATTTCACAAGTGATTCATCTCTCTCTCTCTTCAGATGATTCTTAGTACATTGTTCTTATTTTTCTAACTATTAAAGTCTACTCACTTTCTTGACGACCAAAACTGCAGATGGAGGAACAAATGAAAGAACTAAAATGGCAGCGTGATGTAGCGCAATCTCGGGTGGAGACTTTGCTTAAAGCAACAGCAGAAGAGCGGTCTTCTAGGATGGATGAACATTCAATGTTAAGCTCCAGTGATTTTAATGCAGATCTCCAAAGAAGAAGCTATGATTCAATAGATATTGGTGAGCCTAGTACCGTTAATAACTTCACCGAGAGGAACTTTGAGCTTTTCGAAAACCCTGAAGAAGATGATTTCTTGGTGGAAGACAATATTCCTCAGTTTTCGAGGTACAATCTGTACAATGGCTGGGAGGAGATTGTTCAAACAACCAACCAAAAAGTGGAAGGTGAGCAGAGTCGTGTCCAAGCAGAACCAGTGGAAAGCCATGACGACATTGTTGATAAGAAAGCTGTGTCTGAGGTTCTCTCACCCAGAAAAGAAGAAACTATATCATCTCCGGAATACCAACCAAGCGATAGCTCGTTAATGGGTAATAATGAGCAAGAAGAGGTGGAGATTAGCACTCCTGCCGAAAAGGAAAACGTTGACTTATTCTCAAAGACGATAGATGTAGAGTCGTCTCCAAATGCTAAGCCTGAGACCTCGGATTTGGAGATGAGATCATCAGTTGAAGTACAAGAAACACAGAAACTTGTGAAGGAAGACGAAGAGGAAAAGAAAGAAGAAAGGATGACAAGTTCGTCAACAAAGCAAGCTGAAGAATGCTCAAATAAAGAAGAAGAAGATGCTCAGCCAGAGCAGCAAACAAAGGAACACTGGGAATTAAATTCACTCCCTACAAAGAAGCAATCTGAAGAGACAATCGAAGTGGAATTAGTACCTGATGGTGCTAAGCTAGATGAGGATGATAAATATTATAGCGAATCATCTGTCTACATGTCAGATGATGTTGACAACAGTACATACGAGGCTTTGAAAGAAAAGGTGAAGGAGATGCAGAAGAAAATTAAATACCTTATGAGTATGCACACAGCAGAACAACAGTCACCCTGCTTCAGAAGAGACTACAAGAGTCCGGAAATTTTCACTACAAAAAGAAGCCGAAGTTGCAGAGAGAATCTCTTGAGTGTTAGATCTCCTCTATGGTTTGATAACTTGGAAGCTAGTAACAATGCCTCGCCTTCCTCGAGGGTTAGGGAGTTAAATGCATCTCCTGGACGACCCATGAACAAGACTACCAGCATTTCCTTTGATTCAGGGAGCTCTATGAGTTCTACGCCCATTGATGCGCAAAGCCTGAAAGACTGTGATCCGCAAACGGGCAACAGCTTCCAAGAATTTGTAGCAGGTCTCCAAGAAATGGCAAGGCAGCACTCACTTGACTCGACACCTGGGCTAGATTATGGAATTGAGATCAAGCCGGAAAGCCCTGCAAATGCATTGCCAAATCCTCATAACAGAAATGAAGAAACCACCAGTGATCAATTAGAGAGAGAGCAGGGTGATGATTTGGTGAGTGAAATCTTTTCTTTCCTTTGAACTCTTTTTGTTGGGAAGATAAAAGATTGCATCCTTTCTTAAAAGTTTAGATGATCACCAATTGCAGGTAGAAGACGCAGTACCTAAGGAAACAGATTCCACAGAGACTTTCCCAGATAAAGGACAATATACAAGAAACTTATCAGACTTTGAGAGACAGCAACGGCAAATAATTGAGCTTTGGGCGGTATGCAATGTACCACTGGTTCACAGAACCTACTTCTTCTTGCTCTTCAAAGGTGATCCATCTGACTATGTTTATATGGAAGTTGAACTCAGAAGGCTATCTTTTCTGAAGCAGACGATAAATAATGACACGGAAACATCAAGGTCTTTTTCAACAACCTGCTTCAGTGACCCACCAATTAAGTATTATGCTAACCACTTCTTATATATGTTATCAAATCAGGACACAAACGGTGAAGGCACTCACACGCGAGAAGGAATGGCTTTCAAAACAAATACCAAAGAAATTCCCATGGAACCAGAGAATAGAACTCTACCGAAAATGGGGCGTGGAGGTGAACTCAAAGCAGAGAAGTCTGCAGGTGGCGTACAAAGTGTGGACTAACACACAAGACACGGAACACATAAAAGAGAGTGCTTCTCTTGTGGCAAAGCTGCTTGGATTTGTTGAGGCTAGTCGAATGCCAAAGGAAATGTTTGGCCTCAGCTTGTTACCGGGAACCGAGAACGTAAAATCATCTGGCTGGAGATTTACCAAATCTTTCTCCAGTATGCGCTTGACCGGATCATAAAAAGGGCACATACACAGTTCCTGCTCATAAAATTGTGGAAGGATTGTATGTAAAATAACTAAATTTCTAGACATCAAACCGCAAGAAAATTAATCTTTGAATTTTTTTTTTTTTTTTTTGTGATTCTAACTTAGAATTTTTTTATCCTCTTAAATTTCTTAATCAAATTTAATTACTCGATTGTTGAGTCCCACAATTACAACATAGGCTGTAACTGGAAATAAATTTTATGAATGCTATGAATGAAAGGAATTAGAAAAAAAAATGGAATGTCAAAGTTGGAATGGTACCAGTTATGGAATAACATAAAATGGAATGAGTAATAGCAGGAAAACATTTTTGTAACATGGTAACATTTTAAAGGAATTGAATGGAATGGCATTAACTATAGTTTTAATTAAATTATTAAGACTATTTTCATTATACTACTTAATTGTATCTAACAGTAAAATAAATTTCATTAAAATTAATAAACAATGATTAAAAAAAGCAAAAATATTTATTTAACTTTAGTTTGATACTAAACATTCTTCTGATGATTTGTAAGTTTTATATCACTACGGAGTGTTTAAATAAGAAAATATGTTGCTATATTTTAGTCTAAGGTTGTAACAAATCATAGACTTTACCAGGATTTTCAAATTTAAAATCTTAACAAATCTGCCATATGACTACAAATAAATAATTATTATCTAAACATAATTAAGAATATCTAATTTTATTCCATTCCACTACATTCACGTAACTTTTTTCTTCTGAATGATTTATTACTACAATCCTTTTGTTTCCATTTATCCCACATGAATTATTGGAATGTGATCACTTTTTAATTCCATGTAACTGGTAGTTTTATTTTGGAATCAAACGGAATGACCCATTCCACGTATTCAAACGGAATGACCCATTTGACCGGGTGATTGTGGTCGAGTGGTAAGGAGACGGGACTGAGACGCCAACACGTTTCAGGTTCGATTTACCTGCTGCGCGAAACTAAGTCACAATTATCCTGGTCACCCAACACGGATATGGGCCTATGCTTTAGGGCCCATTTGAATACCCAGAGAGAGGATCTATCCGTGGGCTGCACCTCTCCTTGGGGATTAGTCCGGGCCTCTCCATGGGCCTGGGATACCCCAGATTAACAAAAAAAAAAAAAAAACTACTATAAATTTATAAAATAGCATAATTTACGACAATAGTAAAAATGATAATTCCACCATATGACATGTACCATTTTATTTATATATAAAAACATCAGTGAACAAGTCTACAGGTCTGATTCAGTGGCGGAGCCAGGGCTTGGGGATATGGGAGGGCTTGGGGATATGGGTCAACTGACCCAAGTGAAATCTGTAAAAAAAAAAAATACTTGTATTTAATAAAAATCTGAAAAATATAACAAAAAAATAGACAATTGATCCATGTAATATATGTTTGTTATGAAATTGACCCACCTAAATTTTTTTTGGCTGCCTATACCCTATTCCTAATCATGACACGTGTACTCATCCACATAAAAACTTTTGTAAATTGTGTTTTGATTTCCTTTTTTTTTTGTGCCCATTATTTTAGTTTTTGGTTAACCCATAAGACCTTTCCGAATTTCTCTAGAACCATTACTTTTAAGGGTTTTATCCGACTCACCGGACCACCTTCTTACTATAGATGACGTGGCGATTTGAATCCTCATCGCTACTATAACGACTACAATTTTCTGTCTTCTGTCGTATTAAAGCAACCATTTATGTGGTTCACCCCACTCCTATCACTTTCTTATGCATTAAATCCTCATCATCATAGTCGAAGGTAACCGATACAAGTTCTGACTATATATTCTCTCCAAGACTACAATTGATCTCCTCACCCCTATACAATCAGAGAAGATCAACTTTCTCAATGACGAGCTTTACCAATGGGTGGTAATTGCTGCAACTTTGTTGAATTTTTCCATGAACTCATAACTGATAACTTTTCTTGCGGGTATACATCTTCAATTATCCGGTTTTTATGATCGTTATTGGTTGATTTATGCACAACATGTCCTCCAAAGATTAGTCAATACTGTATGAGCCCATCAAAGAGCTTGATATCATGTTAAACCAAGTGAGTTAAAAACAGATCCACCTGTG
This genomic interval from Brassica oleracea var. oleracea cultivar TO1000 chromosome C2, BOL, whole genome shotgun sequence contains the following:
- the LOC106325455 gene encoding kinesin-like protein NACK1: MTTGGGKGEKILVSVRVRPRNDKEKTRNDICDWECVNNTTIICNNNLPERSLFPSTYTFDKVFGFDSPTKQVYEDGAKEVALCVLEGINSSIFAYGQTSSGKTYTMSGITEFAMNDIFCYIQKHKEREFTLKFSAIEIYNEAVRDLLSGDNNQLRLLDDPERGTVVEKLIEETLRDRTHLEELLSICETQRKIGETSLNETSSRSHQILRLTIESTGRQFSLESSRTLDASVCFVDLAGSERASQTLSAGARLKEGCHINRSLLTLGTVIRKLSKGRNGGHIPYRDSKLTRILQNSLGGNARTAIICTMSPARSHVEQSRNTLLFATCAKEVTTNAQVNLVVSEKALVKQLQQELARMENELKNIGSSSSSSAGSEFYSLLKQKEEVISQMEEQMKELKWQRDVAQSRVETLLKATAEERSSRMDEHSMLSSSDFNADLQRRSYDSIDIGEPSTVNNFTERNFELFENPEEDDFLVEDNIPQFSRYNLYNGWEEIVQTTNQKVEGEQSRVQAEPVESHDDIVDKKAVSEVLSPRKEETISSPEYQPSDSSLMGNNEQEEVEISTPAEKENVDLFSKTIDVESSPNAKPETSDLEMRSSVEVQETQKLVKEDEEEKKEERMTSSSTKQAEECSNKEEEDAQPEQQTKEHWELNSLPTKKQSEETIEVELVPDGAKLDEDDKYYSESSVYMSDDVDNSTYEALKEKVKEMQKKIKYLMSMHTAEQQSPCFRRDYKSPEIFTTKRSRSCRENLLSVRSPLWFDNLEASNNASPSSRVRELNASPGRPMNKTTSISFDSGSSMSSTPIDAQSLKDCDPQTGNSFQEFVAGLQEMARQHSLDSTPGLDYGIEIKPESPANALPNPHNRNEETTSDQLEREQGDDLVEDAVPKETDSTETFPDKGQYTRNLSDFERQQRQIIELWAVCNVPLVHRTYFFLLFKGDPSDYVYMEVELRRLSFLKQTINNDTETSRTQTVKALTREKEWLSKQIPKKFPWNQRIELYRKWGVEVNSKQRSLQVAYKVWTNTQDTEHIKESASLVAKLLGFVEASRMPKEMFGLSLLPGTENVKSSGWRFTKSFSSMRLTGS